The following proteins come from a genomic window of Nitrosopumilaceae archaeon AB1(1):
- a CDS encoding DUF151 domain-containing protein: MKINQKQDPGYETVSIDCVGFADPYAVEGVLVLRTESGKEFPIRAFSGEVAKHISDFLENKEESVPTIYKMVLEMCEENEQTLVKVKIYDAGGDMLRANLYLTGKKDVILRNYRASDALALASIYNIPILIRRSLLTEKLEV; this comes from the coding sequence ATGAAAATAAATCAAAAACAAGACCCAGGTTATGAAACAGTATCTATAGACTGTGTTGGATTTGCAGATCCTTATGCAGTAGAAGGAGTGCTAGTATTACGTACAGAGAGCGGAAAAGAATTTCCAATACGCGCGTTTTCTGGCGAAGTTGCAAAACACATTTCAGATTTTTTAGAAAATAAAGAAGAGTCAGTACCAACCATTTACAAGATGGTTCTTGAGATGTGTGAGGAAAATGAGCAAACGTTGGTAAAGGTAAAGATTTATGATGCAGGCGGAGATATGCTACGTGCAAATTTGTATTTGACAGGTAAAAAAGATGTAATACTACGAAATTATAGGGCATCAGATGCACTTGCACTTGCTAGCATCTACAATATTCCAATTTTAATAAGAAGATCATTATTAACTGAAAAATTAGAAGTTTAG
- a CDS encoding UbiX family flavin prenyltransferase has product MKLVIGITGSTGVIYGIRILEALKNIAQTHLVMSEWAQKCISMETDFNIEYVKSLATYSSSDQDMASVISSGTNHTDGMIVIPCSMKTLSAIANGFDQSLIVRSAGVTLKESRKLVLVTREAPLSAINLENMLKLARLGVIILPPVTEFYTKPESIDDIINHCVGKCLDQFDIPHNLYKPWNPKD; this is encoded by the coding sequence TTGAAATTGGTTATTGGTATCACTGGAAGCACTGGTGTAATTTACGGAATCCGAATTCTTGAAGCATTAAAGAACATTGCACAGACACATCTTGTAATGTCTGAATGGGCTCAAAAATGCATATCTATGGAGACCGACTTTAACATTGAATATGTGAAATCCCTTGCTACCTATTCTTCAAGTGATCAAGATATGGCATCTGTGATCTCTAGTGGAACAAATCATACAGATGGTATGATAGTAATACCATGTAGTATGAAGACTCTGTCTGCCATTGCAAATGGCTTTGATCAGTCTCTCATAGTTCGTTCAGCAGGTGTCACATTAAAAGAATCTAGAAAACTAGTTTTAGTTACACGGGAAGCACCGTTGAGCGCCATAAATTTGGAGAATATGTTAAAACTTGCACGTCTTGGTGTTATAATACTTCCACCGGTGACTGAATTTTACACAAAACCGGAATCTATTGATGATATAATTAATCACTGTGTTGGAAAATGCCTTGACCAATTTGACATACCTCATAATTTATACAAACCATGGAATCCAAAAGACTAG
- a CDS encoding twin-arginine translocase TatA/TatE family subunit, producing the protein MLNLFGFIAGQEWIFVIIIVAVFIFGAKKIPELAKTFGKAKGEYEKGKIEGEEELKKFKDSER; encoded by the coding sequence ATGCTTAATCTATTTGGATTCATAGCTGGTCAAGAATGGATATTTGTGATTATTATCGTAGCCGTATTCATATTTGGAGCCAAAAAAATACCTGAACTGGCAAAGACGTTTGGAAAGGCAAAGGGCGAATATGAAAAAGGTAAGATAGAGGGCGAAGAAGAATTAAAGAAATTCAAAGATTCAGAAAGATAA
- a CDS encoding helix-turn-helix domain-containing protein: MNRELTVSLEEFGLSSYEARAYVTLISKGTISVSELAYYADIPRTKTYHTLGRLEKKGLVLLSKGKPITCSATSPEEAFDDIIQEQISRVNSMNTLVSDFKKIYENNRKVKSSKDTMYMQLDSSGILEQLIKMIDGSTSSIDIMVDSLGLSLIANCKKQFLSAAKRKIPIKILVKPKHIEMKEFTLLPAQANVRLSKVTQNCFVFDQGQLLIINEDNGKGAMXSSTDTLVTVMYSLFQSLWNDTLDTKALSDMSGKRAKEIYEIINLIQEQGFQHSLNSEGRNILELLEKHGINLKTKTLEEMVEISDIILDMTCSGNVSYDQNSQNIIIDSMRNNGSSLPWAHMMQEFLHQKKCTTKFIRKNTTDGEKVNIKILKSNSHTKQ, encoded by the coding sequence ATGAATAGAGAGCTGACGGTGAGTCTTGAAGAATTTGGTTTGAGTAGTTATGAGGCACGTGCCTATGTGACTTTGATATCCAAAGGAACAATCTCGGTCAGTGAATTGGCATATTATGCAGATATACCACGAACCAAGACATACCACACACTTGGTCGTCTAGAGAAGAAAGGATTAGTATTACTATCCAAAGGAAAGCCCATTACGTGTAGTGCAACATCTCCTGAGGAAGCATTCGATGACATAATTCAAGAGCAGATAAGCAGGGTAAACTCTATGAACACTCTAGTCTCAGACTTTAAGAAAATTTATGAAAATAACAGAAAGGTTAAAAGCTCTAAAGATACAATGTACATGCAATTAGATTCGTCAGGTATATTGGAGCAACTCATAAAAATGATAGACGGTTCCACAAGTTCTATTGATATTATGGTCGATTCGTTGGGATTGAGTTTGATTGCAAATTGTAAAAAACAGTTTTTATCAGCTGCAAAACGTAAAATCCCAATAAAAATTCTAGTAAAACCCAAACACATAGAAATGAAAGAATTTACTCTACTTCCAGCACAGGCAAATGTCAGATTATCCAAAGTAACTCAAAATTGTTTTGTATTTGATCAAGGACAACTGTTAATCATTAATGAAGATAATGGCAAGGGGGCCATGTTNTCATCCACAGATACACTAGTGACTGTAATGTATTCACTATTTCAATCCCTCTGGAATGACACGCTAGATACAAAGGCACTTTCAGATATGAGTGGAAAGCGTGCAAAAGAGATATACGAAATAATTAATCTAATACAAGAACAGGGATTTCAGCATAGTCTCAACTCTGAGGGGAGAAACATACTAGAGTTGTTGGAGAAACACGGAATTAATCTAAAAACAAAGACATTAGAGGAGATGGTTGAGATATCAGACATAATACTCGATATGACATGCTCAGGTAATGTAAGTTATGATCAAAATAGTCAAAACATAATCATTGACTCTATGCGTAATAATGGCAGCTCGCTGCCTTGGGCACATATGATGCAAGAATTTTTACATCAAAAGAAATGTACAACAAAATTTATTCGAAAAAACACAACTGATGGTGAAAAGGTTAACATAAAAATTTTAAAATCTAATAGTCATACAAAACAATAA
- a CDS encoding AAA family ATPase — protein MSLAPQQLENSASKYASEVIKCDSQGVRGMAITNYQKAIDTLVKLIQLYPGSKLNPIYKERTTAYQKRIQALQSSHGVEPVVNSNTTSEQKSSNIQDQKDCFDFDALIMKEKPDVSWNTVIGLDDAKNGLRESIVYPTKRPDLFPLGWPRGLLLYGPPGCGKTILAAATASEIDGYFINVDAAALMSKWLGEAEKNVAKLFKIARGYAQKESKPVILFIDEIDSLLGARNNEIGGEVRTKNQFLTEMDGVNGKGKDLLLYVIGVTNKPWSLDWPFLRRFQKRICVSLPSVEARASLFDLYLCELKKDVRVRSKDLAKLFEGYSGSDIKDICQSAQLKIVHEMFDAEDYHEPVEGEEPIIPRSIMVEDFKYVMSRRRPSVSIDMIRAYYKWSEEFQAL, from the coding sequence ATGAGTCTTGCACCACAACAACTAGAGAATAGCGCTAGTAAATATGCATCAGAAGTTATCAAGTGTGACTCTCAGGGAGTACGCGGAATGGCGATCACTAATTATCAAAAAGCCATAGACACTTTGGTCAAATTAATACAATTGTACCCTGGAAGCAAACTGAATCCAATTTATAAAGAGCGAACTACTGCGTATCAGAAACGAATTCAGGCTTTACAATCATCTCATGGTGTTGAACCGGTTGTGAACAGTAACACAACTAGTGAACAAAAATCCTCCAACATACAAGATCAAAAAGATTGTTTTGATTTTGATGCATTAATAATGAAAGAGAAACCTGATGTTAGTTGGAATACTGTAATAGGATTGGATGATGCAAAGAATGGATTACGTGAATCTATTGTATATCCTACAAAACGACCAGATCTATTCCCATTGGGTTGGCCACGTGGATTACTCTTGTATGGCCCTCCAGGATGTGGTAAGACTATACTTGCCGCTGCAACTGCCAGTGAGATTGATGGGTATTTCATAAATGTGGATGCCGCTGCGCTAATGAGTAAATGGCTCGGAGAGGCAGAAAAAAATGTGGCGAAATTATTCAAAATTGCTCGTGGATATGCACAAAAAGAGTCAAAACCTGTGATTTTATTCATCGATGAGATTGACTCTCTGCTTGGTGCTCGTAATAATGAGATTGGTGGTGAGGTTCGTACAAAAAATCAATTTCTCACAGAGATGGATGGTGTTAATGGTAAAGGAAAGGACCTGTTATTGTATGTCATTGGAGTGACAAACAAACCTTGGAGTCTTGACTGGCCATTTCTTAGACGATTCCAAAAACGAATCTGTGTGTCTCTTCCATCTGTTGAAGCAAGAGCAAGTTTGTTTGATTTGTACTTGTGTGAACTTAAAAAGGATGTACGAGTGAGAAGTAAAGATTTGGCAAAACTGTTTGAGGGGTATAGCGGAAGTGATATTAAAGATATCTGTCAATCTGCACAACTCAAAATTGTACATGAAATGTTTGACGCTGAAGATTATCATGAACCAGTTGAAGGTGAGGAGCCAATCATACCTCGTAGTATCATGGTAGAAGATTTCAAATATGTCATGTCTAGAAGAAGACCAAGTGTATCTATTGATATGATTCGTGCATACTACAAATGGAGTGAAGAGTTTCAAGCACTCTAA
- the tatC gene encoding twin-arginine translocase subunit TatC: MSDLDHIATHLAELRKRILRLVVIVGIITTLILTLHLNEFEYSGITLYYPTIEPLNNIAAQVTSYMKANLVPQEVQLIQTAPGQAFFSQVYIAVLIGITISIPIFVREAIGFIRPALKEREIHISRTITIPAVGLFITGCLFAYYTVIPYILDFLYKYGASANLVTFLNIMDFVSFVLQFLLAFGLSFQLPLVMYAITIAGITDEKFWKKNIRYAIVIIVIFGAVVTPDGSGVTMWFIAGPMILLYLCGIVAVNRHVNRETKDTKLNT, encoded by the coding sequence ATGTCCGATTTGGACCATATTGCAACACATCTTGCAGAGTTGAGAAAACGTATTTTGCGCCTAGTCGTTATAGTTGGTATCATAACAACTCTCATCTTAACATTACACTTGAATGAATTTGAATATTCGGGAATCACATTATACTATCCAACAATAGAGCCGTTAAACAACATTGCAGCTCAAGTTACATCATATATGAAGGCAAATCTTGTTCCGCAGGAAGTTCAGCTTATCCAGACAGCTCCAGGACAAGCTTTCTTCTCCCAAGTGTACATAGCAGTACTTATTGGAATCACAATATCCATACCCATATTTGTAAGAGAGGCAATAGGATTCATCCGTCCAGCCTTGAAGGAGAGAGAGATTCACATTAGTAGAACAATAACTATACCTGCAGTTGGTTTATTCATCACAGGATGTCTATTTGCATACTATACCGTAATACCATATATTCTTGATTTCCTTTACAAATATGGAGCGTCAGCTAATCTAGTAACATTTCTTAATATTATGGATTTTGTGTCATTTGTTTTACAGTTTTTACTGGCATTTGGATTATCATTTCAATTACCACTAGTCATGTATGCGATTACCATAGCAGGAATAACAGATGAGAAATTTTGGAAGAAAAACATCAGGTATGCTATAGTAATTATAGTCATATTCGGAGCTGTGGTAACTCCAGATGGTAGTGGGGTCACTATGTGGTTCATAGCAGGTCCCATGATACTTTTGTATCTATGTGGAATAGTGGCAGTGAATCGACACGTGAATAGAGAGACAAAAGATACCAAACTCAACACTTAA
- a CDS encoding formate--phosphoribosylaminoimidazolecarboxamide ligase family protein: MKHDISQYSNLRIGVLGSHSALEIMDGAKDENFKTIVYCQKGRDVPYRRFRRIADEIRVLDKFSDMLNIQNEMLATQTLIVPHRSLVAYLGYDTIENDFKIPIFGNRTLFRAEERDNTKGQYYLLKKAGIPHPRIFNNYKDIDCPVIVKVQEKTRKLERAFFTANSVVDFEKKSQLLIDQGRITAQDLDKSKIEEFVLGTYMNFNFFYTPISDQVDFIGIERRLQTDLNDYTSLPAKQQLDFNIEPQNIEVGHTPASIRESLLEKVFKMGDDFVTAVKKEYPPGIIGPFSLQSVITKDLKFVVYDVSLRVPGNPIVSTTSPYTKYQYGETFGVGRRIAMEIRRAISEDKLEKIIT, from the coding sequence ATGAAACATGACATATCACAATATTCAAACTTGCGTATTGGGGTGTTGGGAAGTCACTCTGCATTAGAAATTATGGATGGTGCAAAGGATGAAAATTTCAAAACTATAGTATATTGTCAAAAAGGCAGAGATGTGCCGTATCGACGATTCAGAAGAATTGCAGATGAAATTCGTGTTTTAGATAAATTTTCTGATATGTTGAATATACAAAATGAAATGTTGGCGACACAGACTTTGATCGTACCGCATCGTTCACTTGTTGCGTATTTGGGCTATGACACTATTGAGAATGATTTTAAAATTCCAATATTTGGAAATCGAACTCTATTTCGTGCAGAGGAGAGAGATAATACCAAGGGACAGTATTATTTATTAAAAAAAGCAGGAATCCCACATCCTAGAATATTCAATAATTATAAAGACATTGACTGTCCTGTAATTGTCAAGGTGCAAGAAAAAACACGTAAACTTGAGCGGGCATTTTTTACAGCAAACTCTGTTGTTGACTTTGAGAAGAAATCTCAACTCTTAATTGATCAGGGTAGAATTACTGCGCAAGATTTGGATAAATCTAAAATCGAAGAATTTGTGCTTGGAACATACATGAATTTTAATTTTTTCTATACCCCAATATCAGATCAAGTAGATTTCATAGGTATTGAACGAAGGCTGCAAACTGACTTGAATGATTACACTTCTCTTCCTGCAAAGCAACAATTGGATTTTAACATTGAACCGCAAAATATTGAAGTGGGTCACACCCCTGCAAGTATACGAGAATCACTACTTGAAAAAGTATTCAAAATGGGTGATGACTTTGTAACTGCCGTGAAAAAAGAATACCCACCTGGAATAATAGGACCGTTTTCATTACAAAGTGTAATTACTAAAGATCTCAAATTTGTCGTATATGATGTATCCTTACGTGTACCGGGAAATCCTATAGTTTCTACAACATCCCCCTATACAAAATACCAATATGGTGAGACCTTTGGGGTTGGAAGAAGAATTGCAATGGAAATTCGTAGAGCCATCTCTGAGGACAAGTTGGAGAAAATAATTACCTAA
- the ileS gene encoding isoleucine--tRNA ligase, with translation MGLEKAYNFKKIESETRDCIEILNIDDIVDAKSGKKIMFIEGPPTMNGSPHLGHLRGRVIKDLWYRYNTLCGNHVIFNGGWDTQGLPVELQAEKELGITGGKSEIINSVGLGKLVETCKSIVDKFSKEWIAADKLLGVSLDSDNAYWTHHDNYIQKEWQLLKQANQNNILYEDYTVIAYCPGCQTSLSHAEVNQGYEQIKNPSLYYKVKLQDSDEFFIVWTTMPFTLITDAMIGINPDETYHYISTNNEVWIVGETRLEDFAKEIDIEYTTQKTVKGSDLDGIKYVHPLLEFIPSLERLAHSDNYHISVSEGFVDVNTGTGLVHMSPANGEEDIKVANKRNVEIFCPIDDAVKFTQDAGKYSGLFVRDADSIIHEDLKSVGALVKYGTIKHKYPLCWRSGHPIVWLARKGWFYRLDRLENRAIDAANKVEYFFESPKNRFLGIIQERHPWCISRERFWGSPLPVWVCTECNHKMWFYSREEIVNAAFELPDGSDFELHRPWIDNVKIKCEKCNNDTIREPYVLDTWHNSGAAPRSSLTDEDYKNYIPAPFFTEGIDQTRGWAYTLLIENVIFHNDSISPYNSFLFQGHVLDKNGNKMSKSKGNVILASSILSEQSVDLLRLYLMGKTSPIEPLNFDKKEMMSRPYQLLNTLYNMHLFYTQNAQYDKYDCADPDSLNDIQYPDVWLLSKLQTLISLVTSNNEKCRFNDSIKSIDDFLIGSMSQGYIPMIRDHLWSEDDTQKQRRFTIYSVLGTTLHTLDILLHPICPFITEYLYNSVFGNVSSILSGQWPRPDTSLKNPSMEESFDIMMTIISVSASVRMIANLKRRWPLEKAYICVLPGKKSQLINLIELLKSQINIEEIEIFEISQSTGLELFITLQKQQLPVSCELLLNMARIGPKVKQHLSAVRELFKESQHDLIVSSLQKNNTYTFDVGGESITLDVDDFVINVIGDKQHAYSSKDDVSVIIPKVRNGEMITKGLIRDIARRLQSLRKERGFDPTDILSKASILDLDEKYVEMLYDKVDQLKYLVRVKDITFSDNCKEYKQEEIDGINLRISIE, from the coding sequence TTGGGATTAGAAAAAGCATATAATTTTAAAAAAATAGAGTCGGAGACTAGAGATTGTATTGAGATTCTAAATATTGATGATATAGTGGATGCGAAATCTGGTAAAAAAATAATGTTCATAGAGGGTCCACCGACTATGAATGGTTCACCACACCTCGGTCACCTACGTGGTAGGGTGATAAAGGATTTGTGGTATCGTTATAATACACTGTGTGGAAATCATGTAATATTCAATGGTGGCTGGGACACTCAGGGTCTGCCAGTAGAGTTGCAAGCTGAAAAAGAACTTGGTATTACTGGAGGAAAATCTGAGATTATTAATTCGGTTGGTCTGGGAAAATTAGTAGAGACGTGTAAAAGTATTGTGGATAAATTTAGTAAAGAATGGATTGCCGCCGATAAACTACTTGGAGTTTCACTTGATTCGGATAACGCGTATTGGACACATCATGACAATTACATTCAAAAAGAATGGCAGTTACTCAAACAAGCGAATCAAAATAATATACTGTATGAAGATTATACCGTAATTGCATACTGTCCGGGTTGCCAAACTTCTCTAAGTCATGCAGAAGTAAATCAAGGTTATGAGCAGATCAAAAATCCTTCATTATACTACAAGGTGAAATTACAAGACTCGGATGAATTTTTTATTGTGTGGACGACTATGCCATTCACATTAATTACTGATGCTATGATTGGTATTAATCCTGATGAGACTTATCACTATATCTCTACAAACAATGAGGTGTGGATTGTTGGTGAAACACGGCTGGAGGATTTTGCAAAAGAGATTGATATAGAATATACAACACAGAAGACTGTAAAAGGCTCTGATTTAGATGGAATCAAATATGTGCATCCACTACTGGAATTTATTCCGAGTTTGGAGAGACTTGCACATTCTGATAATTATCACATATCTGTATCTGAGGGATTTGTGGATGTAAATACTGGAACAGGACTTGTACACATGTCACCGGCAAATGGTGAGGAAGACATTAAAGTTGCGAATAAACGTAATGTTGAAATATTCTGCCCAATAGACGATGCAGTAAAATTCACGCAGGATGCAGGAAAGTACTCTGGTCTATTTGTACGTGATGCCGATTCTATTATTCATGAAGATCTCAAAAGTGTAGGCGCCTTGGTAAAGTATGGTACCATTAAACACAAGTATCCACTGTGTTGGCGTTCGGGCCATCCTATTGTGTGGCTTGCAAGAAAAGGGTGGTTTTATCGATTGGACAGACTTGAGAATCGTGCAATTGATGCGGCAAACAAGGTAGAGTATTTCTTTGAATCTCCTAAAAATAGATTTCTTGGAATCATACAAGAGAGGCATCCGTGGTGTATCTCTCGTGAACGTTTTTGGGGCAGCCCATTGCCTGTGTGGGTATGTACTGAGTGTAATCATAAAATGTGGTTTTATTCTAGAGAGGAGATTGTAAATGCTGCGTTTGAATTACCAGACGGATCTGACTTTGAATTACATCGTCCTTGGATTGATAATGTAAAAATAAAATGTGAAAAATGTAATAATGATACCATTCGGGAACCGTATGTACTTGACACTTGGCATAACAGCGGTGCTGCTCCACGATCTTCACTTACTGATGAAGATTATAAAAATTACATCCCTGCACCATTTTTTACCGAAGGAATCGATCAAACACGTGGTTGGGCATATACACTACTAATTGAGAATGTAATATTTCACAATGATTCAATTTCACCATACAACTCTTTTCTGTTCCAAGGACATGTACTGGACAAAAATGGCAACAAGATGAGCAAAAGTAAAGGTAATGTAATACTGGCAAGCTCCATTCTATCTGAACAATCAGTCGATCTCCTTCGATTATACCTCATGGGAAAGACAAGCCCAATTGAGCCATTAAATTTTGATAAAAAAGAGATGATGTCACGTCCATATCAATTATTAAATACTTTATACAACATGCATCTATTTTATACTCAAAATGCACAGTATGACAAATATGATTGTGCAGATCCTGATTCACTAAATGACATTCAATATCCAGATGTATGGTTGTTATCCAAACTACAAACTCTGATATCGCTTGTCACTAGTAATAATGAGAAATGCAGATTTAATGATTCCATTAAAAGCATTGATGATTTTTTGATTGGTAGCATGAGTCAGGGATACATCCCAATGATACGTGATCATCTGTGGAGTGAGGATGACACTCAAAAACAACGACGATTCACAATATACTCTGTCCTCGGTACAACTCTGCATACACTTGACATATTATTACATCCAATATGCCCATTCATCACAGAATATCTTTACAACTCTGTCTTTGGTAATGTCTCTAGTATTCTATCAGGTCAGTGGCCAAGACCCGATACATCTTTGAAAAATCCGTCCATGGAAGAATCATTTGATATCATGATGACGATAATATCTGTATCTGCATCTGTTAGAATGATTGCTAATCTAAAAAGACGATGGCCACTAGAGAAGGCATACATTTGTGTTTTACCTGGAAAAAAATCACAATTGATTAATTTAATTGAATTGTTAAAATCACAAATAAATATTGAAGAGATAGAAATTTTTGAGATTTCACAATCAACTGGTTTAGAATTATTTATCACATTACAAAAACAGCAACTTCCAGTATCCTGTGAGTTATTACTCAACATGGCTAGAATTGGACCGAAGGTGAAACAGCACCTAAGTGCTGTTCGTGAATTGTTCAAAGAATCACAACATGATCTAATTGTATCATCTCTTCAAAAAAATAATACATATACGTTTGACGTGGGTGGGGAATCTATTACTCTTGATGTTGATGATTTTGTGATTAATGTCATAGGTGATAAACAACATGCGTATTCAAGCAAGGATGATGTATCTGTAATAATTCCCAAAGTACGTAATGGTGAAATGATTACAAAGGGATTGATACGTGACATTGCACGCCGTCTACAGTCTCTGCGTAAGGAACGCGGATTCGACCCCACAGATATCTTATCGAAGGCATCCATCTTAGATTTAGATGAAAAGTATGTAGAGATGTTATATGATAAAGTTGATCAATTAAAGTATCTTGTTCGTGTAAAGGATATTACTTTTTCTGATAATTGTAAAGAATACAAACAAGAAGAAATTGATGGTATTAACCTAAGAATTTCTATAGAGTGA
- a CDS encoding tRNA uridine(34) 5-carboxymethylaminomethyl modification radical SAM/GNAT enzyme Elp3, translated as MQLAQSTFTQACKEITQNLYEINNITSTLARQEIKRVCAKYSLTRIPRNHEILSQADPDAYESLRTVLIKKPIKTASGVAVVAVMPQPFACPHGRCTYCPGGAEINTPNSYTGKEPVTINAIEHMYDPIKQITSKIDRLISCGHNVAKLEIVIVGGTFLFMPKDYQEHFIKSCYDALNGFISITLNDAKINNEHANIRCVGFTIETKPDYCKQTHVNSMLEFGITRIEIGVQCLQERVYKIINRGHTYKDVVESFQVAKDSGYKLVAHMMPGLPTMSPKDDIADFDKLFSDELLKPDMLKIYPSLVLKDTPLYSDYTSGKYTPYSDDAMINVLATIKSKIPKWVRIMRIQREISQDEIIAGPTRGNLRQLIHQELRRNNKSCKCIRCREIGLQKTDISDITLNNIQYASSGGTETFLSCDDSQDRIYGFLRLRKPSKKTARPEINKDSCLVRELHVYGTSLQLDMHNKGVQHSGIGKTLLSEAEKIAVEQFDSKRLMIISAVGTRLYYKKLGYSLRGPYMEKIL; from the coding sequence ATGCAGCTCGCACAATCCACATTTACACAAGCATGTAAAGAAATAACTCAAAATTTATATGAGATTAATAATATTACAAGCACACTTGCAAGGCAAGAGATTAAACGAGTTTGTGCAAAGTATTCATTAACTCGTATTCCAAGGAATCATGAAATTCTATCCCAAGCTGATCCAGACGCCTATGAATCATTACGCACAGTGTTGATAAAAAAACCCATAAAAACTGCATCAGGTGTTGCAGTGGTAGCAGTGATGCCACAACCTTTTGCATGTCCGCATGGCAGATGTACATATTGTCCAGGAGGGGCAGAAATCAATACACCAAATAGTTATACTGGAAAAGAACCTGTAACAATAAATGCAATTGAGCACATGTATGATCCTATAAAACAGATCACATCAAAAATTGATCGTTTAATTTCATGTGGACATAATGTAGCAAAGTTGGAAATCGTTATTGTGGGGGGGACATTTCTATTTATGCCAAAGGACTATCAAGAGCATTTTATAAAATCATGTTATGACGCATTAAATGGTTTTATATCCATCACACTAAATGATGCAAAAATAAATAATGAGCATGCAAACATACGTTGTGTTGGATTCACCATAGAGACAAAACCGGATTACTGTAAACAGACACATGTAAATTCAATGCTTGAGTTTGGAATTACGCGCATTGAGATTGGAGTACAATGTCTACAAGAGAGAGTATATAAGATAATTAATCGCGGTCATACGTACAAGGATGTTGTAGAGTCATTTCAAGTAGCCAAAGATTCAGGGTACAAGCTAGTTGCACATATGATGCCAGGACTACCTACAATGTCTCCAAAAGATGACATTGCAGATTTTGATAAATTATTCTCAGATGAGTTACTAAAACCAGACATGTTGAAAATATACCCCTCGCTAGTTCTAAAAGACACCCCTCTATATTCAGATTACACTAGTGGCAAATATACACCATATTCAGATGATGCAATGATAAATGTGCTTGCAACTATAAAAAGCAAGATACCAAAGTGGGTTCGAATAATGAGAATACAACGTGAGATATCACAAGATGAAATAATCGCCGGGCCTACAAGAGGAAATCTACGACAGTTAATTCATCAGGAATTAAGACGTAACAATAAATCATGTAAATGTATACGTTGTAGAGAAATTGGTCTGCAAAAGACAGATATTTCAGACATCACATTAAACAATATTCAGTATGCATCATCTGGAGGGACAGAAACATTTCTATCTTGTGATGATTCACAAGATAGAATCTATGGTTTCTTACGATTGCGTAAACCAAGTAAAAAGACAGCAAGACCTGAAATTAATAAAGACTCGTGTCTAGTTCGTGAGTTACATGTCTATGGCACATCTCTACAACTCGATATGCACAATAAAGGTGTCCAACACTCAGGAATAGGTAAGACACTTTTATCAGAAGCAGAAAAGATAGCCGTAGAGCAATTTGATTCAAAACGATTAATGATTATTAGCGCAGTGGGAACACGTTTGTATTATAAAAAATTAGGTTATTCGTTGAGAGGACCATACATGGAGAAGATACTATAA